From one Erinaceus europaeus chromosome 4, mEriEur2.1, whole genome shotgun sequence genomic stretch:
- the RABL2B gene encoding rab-like protein 2B isoform X5, translating to MHASYYHKAHACIMVFDVQRKITYKNLSTWYTELREFRPEIPCIVVANKIDADIKMTQKSFNFARKLSLPMYFVSAADGTNVVKLFNDAIRLAVSYKQNSQDFMDEILQELANFDLEQKEEALPDREQRGSSRAHLAPESGEESRSAALP from the exons ATGCACGCCTCCTACTACCATAAGGCCCACGCCTGCATCATG GTGTTCGATGTGCAGAGGAAGATCACCTACAAGAACCTCAGCACCTGGTACACGGAACTCCGGGAGTTCAGGCCCGAGATCCCCTGCATCGTTGTGGCCAATAAAATTGATG CAGACATAAAGATGACCCAAAAAAGCTTCAATTTTGCCAGGAAGCTCTCCCTACCCATGTACTTTGTGTCTGCTGCTGACGGGACCAACGTTGTGAAG CTCTTCAATGATGCAATCCGGTTAGCTGTCTCttacaaacagaactcacaggACTTCATGGACGAGATTCTGCAGGAGCTTGCG AACTTTGACttggagcagaaggaggaggcccTGCCAGACCGAGAGCAGCGCGGCAGCTCCAGAGCCCACCTCGCTCCTGAATCGGGGGAGGAGTCACGGTCGGCAGCTCTGCCCTGA